Below is a genomic region from Candidatus Woesearchaeota archaeon.
TAAATTCCCTTATTTGCACTAAGCCCTCTCATATCAAGACTTTTGACTTCTAACTCCCCCATATTAATGTCACACCCCACCACTAATTCTCTCGCATAAACATTCTTGGCCCTTAACCCATACATCTTGAGCCCACCACTAATCCTGGCGCCGTTTATATTAACACTCTTTTTAACATATAATTTGAACATCTCTACTTCACAGACATTTGAAGATGAAAGCTCAAAAGCTCCATTGACTTTGGCTTTGCTCAAGTAAAGACCTTTGGCATTTAAGCCAGCCATCATAACAATTCCACCAACTTTTACTTCATTCATATAAATATCGCCATTAACCTTTGAACCTTCAGCTAAAACATCACCAAGAATCTTATGACCGCAAATAAAAACTCTATCGCATTCTTCAGGAAATGCAAGATTTGTTATATTATCGCAGAATATTTTCATTTAACTCTCTTCCTTACAATCCATGCACATCAGGACGCCGTCAAGATTAGTGACTTTATCAGCGTATTTGCCGCATATCTGGCAGATGCCTTCTGACGGCTTTCGCTTGCTTAATGGCTTTCTTTCCTCCTCCCTTAATTCAAATTTTTCAACCAGCAGATCAAACAGCTGCGGCTCTATCTTGAGTATGTCTTTCAATGTCAGCAACCCTATGAATTTCTTGCCGTCAATAACAGGCAAATGCCTTATATTCAAGTCCCTCATTTTAATTAATGCATCAAAAATATCTGCCTCGGGGCTTATTGATGTCATGTCTGTTTCCATATATGCTCCGACTTTTGATTTAGATGCGTCTATGCCTTTCGCAACAGCTTTTCTTACAATATCCTGCTCTGTTATTATGCCCTGCAGCTCTTCATTTTTTTTGATTAGCAA
It encodes:
- a CDS encoding CBS domain-containing protein, yielding MKTGFKVCDAMTENPITISSGASLQDCAKIMDEKHVGALLIKKNEELQGIITEQDIVRKAVAKGIDASKSKVGAYMETDMTSISPEADIFDALIKMRDLNIRHLPVIDGKKFIGLLTLKDILKIEPQLFDLLVEKFELREEERKPLSKRKPSEGICQICGKYADKVTNLDGVLMCMDCKEES